Proteins encoded by one window of Lathyrus oleraceus cultivar Zhongwan6 chromosome 1, CAAS_Psat_ZW6_1.0, whole genome shotgun sequence:
- the LOC127107480 gene encoding uncharacterized protein LOC127107480, with product MRVLFGAQDVLDLTNEGYTTIAADATEAHRNMHRKMRKKDHKTLFYIHQCVDINVFEKTADSTTAKAVWDTLVWCYDIDALVKKVKLQSLRKQYENLNMKILRSLTPPFDYIVVEIKHSKDLITMRIKELQSNLEAQELHLTERNSEREVKQALKASFGKKNQKQCWPEAKKRQRGGYQKLEASNSDKKKHHKESERFDKKKVKCYYCKKFDHFAVDYWYMNTSCSNHLTGKKQWPIDFDYRRRTKIICADDKYLNIEGIRNVKVRVKNGKIVLIKDVWYVPDIREI from the exons atgcgtgtgttgtttggcgctcaagatgttcttgatctcaCCAATGAAGGTTACACGACAATTGCAGCAGACGCAACTGAAGCGCATAGAAACATGCATAGAAAAATGAGGAAGAAGGATCATAAGACATTGTTTTatatccatcagtgtgtggatataaatgtgtttgagaagacTGCTGATTCAACGACGGCGAAGGCTGTGTGGGACACACTGGTATGGTGCTACGACATTGATGCATTAGTGAAGAAGGTAAAGCTTCAGTCTTTAcgtaagcagtatgagaatctcaaTATGAAG ATACTGAGATCACTTACTCCTCCatttgattacattgttgtagAAATTAAACACTCTAAGGACCTCATCACCATGAGAATTAAAGAGTTGCAGAGTAatctagaggcacaagagttgcaTCTGACTGAGAGAAACTCTGAAAGAGAGGTAAAACAGGCTCTGAAAGCATCTTTTGGTAAGAAGAATCAAAAGCAGTGTTGGCCAGAGGCCAAGAAGAGACAACGTGGTGGTTATCAGAAGTTAGAAGCCTCCAACTCTGATAAGAAGAAACATCATAAGGAAAGTGAGAGGTTTGACAAGAAAAAGGTTAAATGCTATTATTGTAAGAAGTTTGACCACTTTGCTGTtgact ACTGGTATATGAACACTAGCTGCTCAAATCACCTAACTGGAAAAAAACAATGGCCAATTGATTTTGACTATAGGAGGAGGACAAAGATAATATGTGCTGATGATAAGTACCTTAACATTGAAGGAATAAGAAATGTCAAAGTCAGAGTGAAGAATGGAAAAATTGTTCTGATCAAGGATGTTTGGTATGTTCCTGACATAAGAGAAATCTGA